A single region of the Erythrobacter sp. genome encodes:
- the dut gene encoding dUTP diphosphatase, with amino-acid sequence MSAGDTVPVELKRLPHGEGLDLPAYATPGAAGMDVVSAEDVTIAPGARHPVATGLALAIPAGYEIQVRPRSGLAFKHGITVPNTPGTIDSDYRGELKILLINHGTEPFAIARGDRVAQLVLAPVVQAAWREVEELDATERGEGGFGSTGGHAKL; translated from the coding sequence ATGAGCGCGGGCGACACGGTTCCGGTCGAATTGAAGCGCCTGCCGCACGGCGAGGGGCTGGACCTGCCCGCCTACGCGACGCCGGGCGCAGCGGGGATGGACGTGGTTTCGGCCGAGGACGTGACGATCGCGCCGGGCGCGCGCCATCCGGTCGCGACCGGCCTCGCGCTCGCCATTCCTGCGGGATACGAAATCCAGGTGCGTCCGCGCTCGGGCCTAGCGTTCAAGCACGGGATCACCGTGCCCAACACGCCGGGGACGATCGATTCGGATTATCGCGGAGAATTGAAGATTCTTCTCATCAACCACGGGACCGAGCCGTTCGCGATCGCACGGGGCGACCGCGTGGCGCAGCTGGTGCTGGCACCGGTCGTGCAGGCCGCCTGGCGCGAGGTCGAGGAACTCGACGCGACCGAGCGCGGCGAGGGCGGCTTCGGCTCGACCGGCGGGCACGCGAAGCTTTAG